Below is a genomic region from Fusobacterium nucleatum.
CTGAAAATAAAATAAACATATCCCATAACACTATTTCTAAATATCTTTCTTATTTTGAAGAATCTTATATATTATATAGTGCTAAAAGATATGATATAAAGGGAGCAAAATATTTTACAACACCTCTAAAATATTATTTTGCTGATATTGGACTTAGAAATGCAAGACTTAATTTTAGGCAAGTTGAAGAAACACATATTATGGAGAATATAATTTATAACGATTTAATTAGAAGAGGGTATAATGTTGATGTTGGTGTAGTTGAATACACTCAGACAAAAGAAAATAAGAATAGAAAGATACAATTAGAAGTTGATTTTGTTGTTAACAGAGGTAATATTAAGTATTATATACAATCAGCTTTAACATTAAATAGTGAGGAAAAAAGAGAACAAGAGTTAAATTCTTTAAAAAGAATTGATGATTCATTCAAAAAGATAGTTGTTGTAAAAGATGACATTATTCCAAGATATGATGAACAAGGTATCTACTATATTGGTATTAAAGATTTTCTTTTAACAGATAGTGTATTTGAGAATTAAAAAATAATAATTACAATGAGAGGTAAAATCATGATAGAAACTATTAAACAAAAAATTCTTCAATTAGATGCTGGCTCATTTCAAAATCTTTGTGATTCATATTTATCAAAAATTGGTTATCAAGATATTGTTTCATTAGGTGGAAAAGCTGGTACAAGGAAGACTACTTTAGGAACTCCAGATGCATATTTTATTACTCCTGATGGTAAATATATCTTTGTAGAATATACAACTCAAATTGAAGGTTTATTTAAAAAAATAAAAGAGGACTTAGATAAATGTTTAGATGAATCTGAAACAAGCATTTCTCATAATGATATTTTAGAAATTATCTATTGCCATACTTCAGCAAATTTAAAACCTTCACAAGATAAAGAATTAAAAGATTTTTGCCAAAATGTTGGGATAAAATTAATACTTATTGGTATTGATAAACTAGCAGAAGATATATATCTTTTTCATCATCTTCTTGCTCGAGATTTTTTAGGTATTTCAATAGATACTGGTCAAATTTTAAATTTTGATGATTTTATAGAAGAGTATAATTCAAATAAATTATCTGCTCCTATAGATACTGAATTTCTATTTAGAGAAAAAGAGATAGAAGATATAAATAAAGCTTTTGAAGAAAATAATATTGTTATTTTAAATGGTGTTGCTGGTACTGGAAAAACTCGTCTAGCATTACATTATGCTAAAAATTATATAGATTCTCATAATGCAAAACTATACTGTATTAGTAGTAAGGCATTAGAAATATATGAAGATTTAAAATTATTCTTAAATACTCCTGGAGAATATATTCTTGTAATTGATGATGCTAATCAACTTTCTGCTAGATTAGAGCATATTATTAATTATGCCAATATGCAATCTAGAGCTTTTAATGTAAAAATTCTTATTACAGTTCGTAGTTATGCACTTCAAAAAGTATTAGACAATATTCAAACAAGAGCTTCATACAGTGTTATAGATATAAATTTATTTACAGATGATGAGATAAAAAAATTACTTAAAACTTCATTAAATATCTTAAATCAAAATTATCAAGAAAAAATTATAGAAATTGCAGAAGGTAATGCAAGAATTGCGATTCTTGCTGGAAAATTAGCATGTCAATCAAAGAATTTAAATTCTATTAATGATGCTTCTCAATTATATGATGATTATTTTGGAGTTTACTTAAATGACGAAATAGGTTGTAATGAAGATCTAGCTATTTGTGCTGGGATAGTTGCTTTTTTAGAGACATTTCATTTAGATTATATTGATAATAATATTTTAACCATTTTAAAGGAAAAAGGAATAAACAAAGAGCAATTTATAAAAAATATTAAAAAACTTCATGAAAGAGAAATAGTTGATATTTATAATGATAAGGCTGTGAAATTCTCAGAACAATGTCTATCTAATTACTTTTTAAAATATATTTTTTTTAATAAGAAATTGCTTAGTTTATCTTCAATTATTAATATAGGCTTTCAAAACCATAAAGAAAGAACAATTTCTACCATTAATATCTTAGTTAATATTTTTGCTAATGAAGAAGTTATAGACTTTGTTTCTGATGAAATAAAAATAGTATGGAAAAAATTAAAAGATGAGAACTCACCACATTTCTTTGATTTTGTAAAAATCTTTTTTCATTTTAACCCTACTGAAACTCTTATAATTTTAAAAAGAAAAATTGAACAAGAAAAAGGTACAATAATTGATATATCTAATACTGATACATTAATTGAAAAAAATTATCAAAAAATAGATAATGATATTATTGAGATTCTTAGCAGTTTTTCTGGAATGAAAGATTTTCCAACATCTTTAGAATTATTCTTTCAATATTATTTAAAATGCCCTAATTTATATAAAAATTTTTATTATGCTATTGACCAATATTTTAGAATAAATAGAGAAAGTCTAAAAAATGATTTCTATACACAAATTAATTTTTTTAGAAAATTAGAGGAATTCTCTAATAAGTGGCAAGAAAAAAATATAACTCTTTTATTTTTAGAAGTAGTTGAAAATTTCCTAAAATTTTTCTTTAATTCATCAGAAAATGGAAGAAAAATAGGAACTGTTGAATTTTATAATTTTTCCTTAAAAATATCAAAAGGTGTTAAAGAATATAGAAAATTAATTTGGGAATCCTTATTAGAAATCTCTAAAAAAGTTGAATATAAAGAAAAAATTTGGTATATTATCTATTCTTATGGAAAAGATATGATAGAGAAAGACAGTTTTCCTATTCTTGAATTTGATTTAAAATATATTAAGAAGATTTTAAAGTTCAATTTTCCAGCAAATGATTTAAAAAACTGTATTTTGGCTGATAACTTATTAAATATTTTTTACAAAATAGAATATACTAAAGAATCCTTATTTACTGAATATTTTGATAGTGTTTCTTTTCATTTATACTCTCTTCTCAAAGGAGTAGATTATAGAAAAGAAAGAGATTTTGAAAAAAGAGAAAGTTCGAAAAAAGAAGCTATTGAAAAATATCTAATTAATACTAGTTATGCAGAACAAAAATGTTTAATTGATGTTTGTTATGAATGTGAAAATATTAATAAACAGGTTGAATATGAAATTACAGATAGCTTAAGAGTTATTTTTGATGCTTTAACTGACGAAACATACGTAAGTATAGTTAAATATTATATTGATAAGAATACACCTCTAAATTTGGATCCTTCTAAATTAGTAAAAAAACTTTTTACATTGATATCTAAAAGTGAAATATTTAATTTGATAAATAATTCTAGCTTAAAATATAAAAATTCTTGGTTATATGCATATTTTTCTGAATTACCACAAAATTTAATTGAAAAAGAAGATTTACAAAATATGTATACTTTTCTAGAAGATACTTCTGATAAAAATATTACTTTTTCTTCTTATTATTGTCGTGATATAAATTTCTTAGAAAAATATGAATTTATAGATGAAAATGTTTTTATTAAATGTTCTGAAATTATCTTATTTAAAAATACTTACTCTATTTTTATGGTATATCTTTATTTTCAATCTCTTTTTAACCTTGATAGTTATTCACCTAAAGAAATAATTATTAAATTCTCTGATAACTTAGAAATTTTAGAAAAAATTTATTTTACATTACTATTATTTGATGAAAACTCTTTTGATTATAATGGATTAATACTAAAGGAACTCTATTTAGCTAGACCATCTGTATTAAATAATTTAATTGAATTTCTGATCTACAGAAAAAAAAATTATTTTGATTTTCCAAAAAAATATCAATCTTTTTTTGAATTACCTAATTATATATATATTTATAACAAATTCTTTCAAAATTTAAGTAGTTACCAATCTATATTTAATATTTTAGAAATTATACTACTACCATCTTCAAAAAAAACAATATTAAACAGACAGGATGATTTTATTAAATATTGGATAACAGAATTTTCTAATAATGAATTAAAAATAGAGTGTTTATTTAATGCACTAGACAAATTAAATAATGATACAAAAAAAGAATATATTAATTTTTTTATTAAAAAAAATGAATCATTTGAAGACTTTAAAAAAATTCCTTTAATTCCTACCTTTACTGATAACTTGGTTCCTGGTAGTTTCATCCCTTTATATAATAATTGGATTGAGTATTTAAAATCTCTACTTTCAATTTTTATAGGTTATAAATGGCTTGAACATAGAGGATATATAGAAAAACAAATTGAACATTTAAGAGAAGAAATAAAGTCTGAAGAAACTAAAGAGTTTCTAAGAGACTTTTATTCTTGCTATAATAGAAATAAGAAGAGCGTTGGTTTGTACTGACCCCAAAAAGTTGGATAAATTTAATTTAACTTACTAATAAGGATTGACTTCTGTAAGAAGCAGGAGTTAATCCTTTTAATTTTTCCTTGATTCTTTTGTTATTGTAATAGTATATGTAATCTTCTATTGCTTCCTTCAATTCTTCCAGTGTTTTGTACTTTGCTTCTTGTTCATAAAACATTTCTGATTTTAATAGTCCAAAGAAACATTCCATTAATCCATTATCTAAACTATTTCCTTTTCTTGACATACTTTGAGTTATCTTCTTCTCTTTCAATCTTTCTTGATATGAATTATGCTGATACTGCCATCCTTGATCGCTATGAAATACCAAATTTTCATAATTTTCATTTTCTTTAAATGCTAAATTTAACATATGATTTATCTGCTCCAAGTTAGGACTGCGCGAAATATCATACGAAACTATATATCTTCCATAAGCATCTAATATTGGAGATAAGTATAGCTTTTCTCCTCTTAAATTAAATTCTGTTACATCTGTAAACCATTTTTGATTTGGAGCTGTTGCTTCAAAATCTCTCTTAATATGATTATCAGCTATTTTTCCTACTTGACCTTTGTATGAAGAATATTTTCTCTTTTTGCGGATAATACTTTGTAAATTGAATTTTTTCATAAGTCTTTGCACTTTTTTATGATTAATATTGAAACCTTGATTTTTTAATTCCAATGTTACTCTACGATAACCATATCTTCCTTTATTCGCATAGTAAATTTCTTTGATTTTTTCAATAACATTTTTATTCTTCTCATCAATATCTTTTTTATCAATATAGTAATAATATACTGATCTTGATATTCCAGCAATCTTTAATAATATTTTGAAAGGGTATTTAGCTCTAAGTTCTGCTATTACTCTTACTTTTTCTTCTCTTTTAGCTCCCTTTCTTGAACTAGAGCTCTCAATTTTTTTAAGTATTCATTCTCAGCTTTTAAGTAAATTATTTCATCTTCTAATAGTTTAATTTTTTCTTTTTCAGATAATACTTTATCATTTTTCTTAGGTTTAGTCATAGATTTAGGTTTCCTTCCTTTTTTCTTTTCTACAATATTATAGCCATTTTTTTTAAATTTTGAAAGCCAATTATGTAAAATACTAGCAGATACTAAACCAGTATCAAGAGCAACTTGTTTAACAGATTCATAATTAACTAAAACTCTATTAATTGTCTGTAATTTAAATTCTCTAGAATAATATCTATTTTTACCATTTCTTAAAACATCATATCCATGTTTTTTAATTAACACAATTAAATATTTAATTTTAGACTCATGAATATTAGAAGATTTAGCTAATGAAAAAATAGTTTCACCATTTTTTCTTCTTTCATATATTTCAATTTTATCTTCTCTTGTTAATTTACTCATAAAAAAAGCCAATTGCAGATTTTAAAAAAATCTTTTGCAATTGGCTCTCTTTTTCTGTAAAATTTATTTGCACCAAAACTTACAGAAAGGAGTAATATCTCATGATTAAAGAAATACTATCCCTAGTTAATTTATCACATATTCTTAATTTTATCAACCCTTTTTTAACTCAACAACATTTTGAATATATTAAAGCTTCTATCAACAAATTTCTGATTTGTCGCGATATTAAAGCTGGCTTCATTAAATATACTTGTACTGAGTGTGGTCATTACCATACTATTCCTATTACTTGTAAATCTAGACTTTGTCCTTCTTGTGGTTTTAAATACTCTGCTACTTGGACTCAAAAAATGATTAATGATATTCTTAATATTCCTCACAGGCATATTCTTTTTACGATTCCTGAAGAATTAAGAGCTTTCTTCTCTTATGATAGAACTTTACTCTCTAAACTTGCTAAGGCTGTTAATGAAGTTATGAAATATCAATTTCATAATATGCACAAAAAAATCGCACGGAAATTTAAAGTTCCTAAATCTTCTCCTAATTATTTTACTAATTCTGATATTGTTCATTATGGACTTATTACTGTTATTCATACTTTTGGCAGAGATTTAAAATGGAATCCACATATACATGCTCTTGTTTCTCTTGGCGGTTTTACCAAAAATTTCACTTTTAAAAAGTTAGACTACTTTCATGTTCCCTCTATTGCTGGGCAATGAAAGTATCTTGTGCTTAATATTGTTCAAAATGGTAATTATCCTAATCTTAAAATTAAAAATCTTGCTCAAAAGGCTGTTTCTAAATTATACAAAGAAGATAAAAGATTATTCTTTAATGTAGGCTCTGGTGATGTTAATTCACCTAAAGGAATTGTAAAATATTTAGGTAGATATCTCGCTCGTGCTCCTATTGCTGAATACAAAATTACTTATTATGATAATGAAAAAGTTACTTTTTTCTTTAATGATTTAGCTGATGACAAAAAGAAAAAATATGTAACTATGGATATAGATAAATTTGTTCAACAAATTCTCATCCATTTACCTCCAAAAAATTTTAAAATGATTAATAGATTTGGATTTTATGGGCGCAATATTACAGCAAAATTGAGAAATATAGTTAAGAAATACAAAAAAAGTTTTTCTAAATCTGTATATTCTTTTTATGTAAAACAATCTATTGATACATTTGGTGTACATCCATTTATGTGTCCTTATTGTAAAATTATGATGGATATACAAGAAATATATGTAAGCTCAGGTTGGTATGGACGGACCATACATAAGATTTATTTCTAATAATTCTCTAATGAGTATTTTTCATTAGAGCTTTTTGTGATACAAATTTTTTAGTTATTTTAGATTTTTTTGAAAAAAAATATAATTCTTTATATTTAGTCCATACATGCTACTTAGGTTTTTCACATCTTTTTAAATTTATACTTTCCTAACAAAAAATAAAAACACTACCTTTTCTAATTAGTAGTGTTTTGTTTTTACTATTTTAATATTTTTTCAAGTAGAACCTTAGGGAAGTCATATTTACAATATGATTAAGCACTTTGCTCCTACACCTACAAGGATTTATCTACTTATCGTAAATTATACCTTATTATAATGAAAATAGCAAATTTTTACAAAAATTAGATTGTAATGGTAATTAATGAGGAAACAGCAATAAATTATACCATATTACAAAAGGTCAGGACTCTCACATATGCCTGACTTTTTGTATTTTTTATCTCTTTTTTTATTATTTATTTTTTATTTTCACCAACTAGATATATAAAAATATCACTATCTTCTAATGCTGTTGCAGATATATTTACATCCCCTGCAAAATTTAAAGCTTTTTTAGGCTCTGCTATATAAGTTTCTTTATCATTTAGATGAACTTCCATTTTTCCAGATACTACTGTAAAGAAAAGTTCTTTATATTGATGGGTATGTGGAGGAATTTTTTCTCCTTTTTTCATTTTTTTGTGAACAACTAAAACTCCGTCTTTATTATAAACTTTTCCATACTCTTTAATTTCTGTCCCCAAAGTTTTATTTTCTACTTTATCAGTTTGTTCAGCAGAAAATGCAGTTACTCCTATACTTACACATAAAATTATAATTTTAATAAAATTTTTAAACTTCATAAAAATACCTCCTTAAATTTATTTACTAAAATTATAAACAATTAAGTTACTTTTGTCAATTTATCTTCTCTTGTTAATTTAGACACAAAAAACTGCACCTCCAATCTTGTGTCCAAGATTTTGGGTGCAGTTCATATTTTTATATTTTGGAATATTTTCTATTTAACAGCTATAACTCCAATTTCAACTTTTACATCTTTAGGTAATCTTGCAACTTCTACACAA
It encodes:
- a CDS encoding ATP-binding protein, with product MIETIKQKILQLDAGSFQNLCDSYLSKIGYQDIVSLGGKAGTRKTTLGTPDAYFITPDGKYIFVEYTTQIEGLFKKIKEDLDKCLDESETSISHNDILEIIYCHTSANLKPSQDKELKDFCQNVGIKLILIGIDKLAEDIYLFHHLLARDFLGISIDTGQILNFDDFIEEYNSNKLSAPIDTEFLFREKEIEDINKAFEENNIVILNGVAGTGKTRLALHYAKNYIDSHNAKLYCISSKALEIYEDLKLFLNTPGEYILVIDDANQLSARLEHIINYANMQSRAFNVKILITVRSYALQKVLDNIQTRASYSVIDINLFTDDEIKKLLKTSLNILNQNYQEKIIEIAEGNARIAILAGKLACQSKNLNSINDASQLYDDYFGVYLNDEIGCNEDLAICAGIVAFLETFHLDYIDNNILTILKEKGINKEQFIKNIKKLHEREIVDIYNDKAVKFSEQCLSNYFLKYIFFNKKLLSLSSIINIGFQNHKERTISTINILVNIFANEEVIDFVSDEIKIVWKKLKDENSPHFFDFVKIFFHFNPTETLIILKRKIEQEKGTIIDISNTDTLIEKNYQKIDNDIIEILSSFSGMKDFPTSLELFFQYYLKCPNLYKNFYYAIDQYFRINRESLKNDFYTQINFFRKLEEFSNKWQEKNITLLFLEVVENFLKFFFNSSENGRKIGTVEFYNFSLKISKGVKEYRKLIWESLLEISKKVEYKEKIWYIIYSYGKDMIEKDSFPILEFDLKYIKKILKFNFPANDLKNCILADNLLNIFYKIEYTKESLFTEYFDSVSFHLYSLLKGVDYRKERDFEKRESSKKEAIEKYLINTSYAEQKCLIDVCYECENINKQVEYEITDSLRVIFDALTDETYVSIVKYYIDKNTPLNLDPSKLVKKLFTLISKSEIFNLINNSSLKYKNSWLYAYFSELPQNLIEKEDLQNMYTFLEDTSDKNITFSSYYCRDINFLEKYEFIDENVFIKCSEIILFKNTYSIFMVYLYFQSLFNLDSYSPKEIIIKFSDNLEILEKIYFTLLLFDENSFDYNGLILKELYLARPSVLNNLIEFLIYRKKNYFDFPKKYQSFFELPNYIYIYNKFFQNLSSYQSIFNILEIILLPSSKKTILNRQDDFIKYWITEFSNNELKIECLFNALDKLNNDTKKEYINFFIKKNESFEDFKKIPLIPTFTDNLVPGSFIPLYNNWIEYLKSLLSIFIGYKWLEHRGYIEKQIEHLREEIKSEETKEFLRDFYSCYNRNKKSVGLY
- a CDS encoding IS3 family transposase (programmed frameshift) → MSKLTREDKIEIYERRKNGETIFSLAKSSNIHESKIKYLIVLIKKHGYDVLRNGKNRYYSREFKLQTINRVLVNYESVKQVALDTGLVSASILHNWLSKFKKNGYNIVEKKKGRKPKSMTKPKKNDKVLSEKEKIKLLEDEIIYLKAENEYLKKLRALVQERELKEKKKLRVIAELRAKYPFKILLKIAGISRSVYYYYIDKKDIDEKNKNVIEKIKEIYYANKGRYGYRRVTLELKNQGFNINHKKVQRLMKKFNLQSIIRKKRKYSSYKGQVGKIADNHIKRDFEATAPNQKWFTDVTEFNLRGEKLYLSPILDAYGRYIVSYDISRSPNLEQINHMLNLAFKENENYENLVFHSDQGWQYQHNSYQERLKEKKITQSMSRKGNSLDNGLMECFFGLLKSEMFYEQEAKYKTLEELKEAIEDYIYYYNNKRIKEKLKGLTPASYRSQSLLVS
- a CDS encoding cupin domain-containing protein is translated as MKFKNFIKIIILCVSIGVTAFSAEQTDKVENKTLGTEIKEYGKVYNKDGVLVVHKKMKKGEKIPPHTHQYKELFFTVVSGKMEVHLNDKETYIAEPKKALNFAGDVNISATALEDSDIFIYLVGENKK